In Aspergillus flavus chromosome 3, complete sequence, one genomic interval encodes:
- a CDS encoding putative immediate-early protein, producing the protein MFSHIVTAAKGLFTRQDTDKAQSKNFTTTSSDNAIASTSKMVTTRRRKISDIVPEEEPEINGQQEVNGKRKSGPAGSGKMETQRNKRRKRASLEAAEGESGTPEEPSEDTQETDSKQEEEKSAPAPKKHFRFDSEEPEVPLDTQIEETAETQQAKEDSGDDSSDDDEAPEAVDNSAQLSKVKAQAKKMEQAKQLEEELKREKRRQLDELRKSQAKVSKKKDKPVDDLLSESTVTLQGSNTQDARRSALPALLPDDILNAAPVTRPPTPPAEGINIAHKKPTKLRFLEKSEKRPKDVKMGDVTIRVLGDIPQKKAKSALPPKASKSGRISKQTWLDRSRSTGHVNGLRRTAGGSSGFVRK; encoded by the exons ATGTTTTCCCACATTGTCACTGCGGCAAAGGGTCTATTTACTCGACAGGATACCGACAAGGCACAATCGAAGAACTTTACCACTACCTCGTCCGACAACGCAATCGCTAGCACATCAAAGATGGTCACAACACGGCGGCGGAAGATTTCCGATATTGTTCCCGAAGAGGAACCTGAGATCAATGGACAGCAGGAGGTGAATGGGAAGCGCAAATCCGGGCCAGCCGGCTCCGGGAAGATGGAAACTCAGCGCAATAAACGGAGAAAGCGAGCCAGTCTTGAAGCCGCAGAAGGCGAGAGCGGGACTCCAGAAGAGCCTTCAGAAGATACCCAGGAAACGGATTCCaagcaagaggaagagaaatcGGCACCTGCTCCGAAGAAGCACTTCAGATTCGACAGCGAAGAACCTGAAGTACCGTTAGATACGCAGATAGAGGAAACAGCAGAGACGCAACAGGCAAAGGAGGACAGCGGCGATGACAgtagtgatgatgatgaagctCCGGAAGCGGTTGATAACTCGGCGCAGTTATCCAAGGTTAAAGCGCAGGCTAAGAAAATGGAACAGGCCAAACAATT ggaagaagagttGAAGCgcgagaagagaaggcaatTGGATGAGCTGCGTAAATCACAAGCGAAAGTttcgaaaaagaaagataagcCCGTTGATGATCTGCTATCCGAAAGCACGGTGACACTCCAGGGCTCTAATACACAAGATGCACGGCGATCGGCTCTCCCAGCACTTCTTCCAGACGATATTTTGAATGCAGCTCCTGTTACACGACCGCCTACTCCACCCGCAGAAGGAATAAACATAGCCCACAAGAAGCCGACCAAGTTGAGATTCCTCGAAAAGTCCGAGAAGCGCCCCAAGGATGTGAAAATGGGCGATGTGACGATTCGAGTATTGGGTGACATTCCacagaagaaagccaaatcGGCTCTACCCCCCAAGGCCTCGAAATCCGGCCGGATTAGCAAACAGACTTGGCTCGATCGGAGTCGCAGTACTGGACATGTCAATGGTCTGAGAAGGACAGCCGGCGGTTCCTCTGGATTTGTACGCAAGTAA
- a CDS encoding putative voltage-gated chloride channel, translated as MQSEGEAGASSFFMQSRSQQHSPIPRHDSELSSPDPHELSDSLSGGLHEPISFKRKQKQRSGFSLSNLFSNNTTEFVAGDAGFTSSNTRNGQLHESVSSSRDRPMSNNGNATAQKEGGLLDWYVEGPGRRVGYDDLTAIDWIFEYTKERQRKRHLYSHGQGAVGYVLKFLDASNVWIVLIATGILVGIIAAFIDVASDWLGDLKTGYCKNGAGGGKFYLNKSFCCWGHDDISNCLDWTPWGKALGVASSGGVFTVEYLFYVLYSVLFAVCATVLVRTYALYARHSGIPEIKTILGGFVIRHFMGPWTLAIKSLGLCLSVASGLWLGKEGPLVHVACCCASVIMKPFESLNHNEARKREVLSAAAAAGISVAFGAPIGGVLFSLEQLSYYFPDKTMWQSFVCAMVAAVTLQALNPFRTGNIVLYEVTYTRGWHRFEMIPFVILGILGGLYGAFLIRLNMKIAQWRRSRSWSRPIAEVVLVALLSALINYPNLFMRSQNSELVHSLFAECGNGGEDLFGLCKTGAASVTTIVLLLMAAILGFFLASMTFGLDLPAGIILPSVAIGALYGRALGTTFKMWQEAYPKVFLFGNCEPDIPCVTPGLYAIVGAASALGGATRMTVSIVVIMFELTGALTYVIPIMIAVMLSKWCGDIFGKRGIYESWIELNEYPFLDQRDDTTPPDVPAHKVMTAVDDLTVITAVGHTIDSLRHLLLTTSYRGYPVVTDTSNPTLLGYISRNELSFALKYSKSPTDRELSGETQVFFAHQPFADPVETLDLRPWMDQTPITLNSGTTFSLVLQMFQRLGLRYILLSDKGVLQGLLTKKDVWSVLNGPEFRKGGFSRENVVRPVNTAEEVGLLESDDVTSMASSLERRQSL; from the exons ATGCAGTCGGAAGGAGAAGCTGGGGCCTCCTCGTTCTTCATGCAGTCTCGGAGTCAACAACATTCTCCGATACCGCGCCATGACAGCGAGCTATCTTCACCGGATCCCCACGAATTGAGTGATTCACTCAGCGGGGGTCTACATGAGCC TATATCCTTTAAGCGCAAACAAAAGCAGCGATCCGGTTTCAGCTTATCGAACCTATTTTCCAATAATACGACAGAATTCGTTGCTGGAGACGCAGGGTTCACATCTTCGAACACCCGAAATGGGCAACTCCATGAAAGTGTATCATCTTCAAGGGATCGACCGATGAGTAACAATGGAAATGCTACTGCCCAAAAAGAGGGCGGTCTCCTTGATTGGTATGTGGAAGGTCCAGGGCGACGAGTAGGCTATGATGACCTGACCGCAATCGACTGGATATTTGAGTACACAAAAGAACGCCAGAGGAAGAGACATCTGTATTCTCATGGCCAAGGGGCTGTAGGATATGTACTTAAATTCCTCGACGCCAGTAATGTCTGGATAGTATTGATCGCTACCGGAATCTTGGTCGGGATTATTGCAGCTTTTATTGATGTTGCAAGCGACTGGTTAGGAGATTTGAAAACTGGATATTGCAAGAATGGGGCTGGGGGAGGCAAGTTCTACCTAAATAAAAGCTTCTGTTGCTGGGGTCATGATG ATATATCGAACTGTCTAGACTGGACACCCTGGGGGAAAGCACTAGGTGTTGCCTCTTCCGGCGGCGTCTTCACGgtagaatatttattctacGTCCTTTATTCT GTACTGTTTGCTGTATGCGCTACAGTCTTGGTTAGGACATATGCGCTGTATGCGAGACACAGCGGTATCCCTGAAATCAAGACGATTCTCGGTGGCTTCGTGATAAGGCATTTTATGGGACCTTGGACGCTTGCAATAAAATCTTTGGGATTA TGTCTATCCGTCGCATCTGGTTTGTGGCTGGGTAAAGAAGGCCCTCTTGTTCATGTCGCATGCTGTTGTGCCAGCGTGATAATGAAACCTTTCGAAAGCTTAAATCATAATGAAG CGAGAAAACGCGAAGTTCTGTCCGCAGCCGCTGCTGCGGGCATCTCTGTTGCGTTCGGGGCCCCAATCGGGGGCGTCCTATTTAGTTTGGAG CAATTATCCTATTACTTCCCCGACAAGACAATGTGGCAAAGCTTTGTCTGTGCCATGGTTGCTGCAGTGACGTTACAAGCCTTAAACCCTTTTCGTACGGGCAATATTGTCCTTTACGAAGTCACGTACACACGCGGATGGCATCGCTTTGAGATGATTCCGTTTGTTATACTTGGCATATTAGGCGGCCTATATGGAGCGTTTCTTATCCGCTTGAATATGAAAATCGCTCAATGGCGACGATCTCGGAGCTGGTCACGACCAATTGCAGAGGTGGTGTTAGTAGCTCTTTTAAGTGCGTTGATCAATTATCCGAACTTGTTTATGAGATCTCAAAACTCCGAACTTGTTCATTCTCTCTTTGCTGAGTGTGGAAATGGGGGTGAGGATCTTTTTGGTCTATGCAAAACCGGCGCTGCGTCCGTTACTACAATAGTTCTTCTGCTTATGGCTGCGATCCTCGGTTTTTTCCTTGCATCAATGACTTTCGGTTTGGATCTACCTGCCGGTATTATCCTACCTTCCGTTGCTATTGGTGCTTTATATGGACGTGCTCTAGGGACGACTTTCAAGATGTGGCAAGAAGCTTATCCCAAAGTTTTCCTCTTCGGTAATTGCGAGCCGGATATCCCCTGCGTCACTCCAGGACTATATGCAATCGTTGGTGCGGCTTCGGCCCTTGGCGGAGCCACTAGGATGACTGTGTCGATAGTGGTCATCATGTTTGAACTCACAGGTGCTTTGACCTACGTTATCCCAATCATGATTGCAGTCATGCTATCGAAATGGTGCGGCGACATATTTGGAAAGCGTGGCATTTACGAGTCGTGGATTGAATTAAATGAATATCCTTTCCTCGACCAACGTGACGATACTACTCCACCCGATGTGCCTGCTCATAAGGTCATGACAGCTGTGGATGACTTAACAGTCATTACCGCCGTGGGTCATACAATCGACAGTCTTCGGCACCTTCTCCTGACAACTTCATACCGTGGATATCCCGTAGTAACCGATACATCAAACCCTACCCTTCTGGGTTATATCTCTCGAAACGAACTTTCGTTTGCTTTGAAGTATTCGAAGTCGCCTACGGACCGAGAGTTGTCTGGTGAAACACAGGTCTTTTTTGCTCATCAACCTTTTGCAGACCCAGTGGAGACTCTCGATCTTCGTCCATGGATGGACCAGACCCCTATCACCCTGAACAGCGGTACGACATTTTCGCTAGTACTTCAGATGTTCCAAAGGCTTGGACTGCGTTACATCTTACTTTCGGACAAGGGAGTTCTCCAAGGGTTGCTCACTAAAAAGGATGTTTGGTCTGTCCTCAACGGACCAGAGTTCCGTAAAGGCGGATTCTCTAGAGAGAATGTAGTCCGCCCAGTGAATACGGCGGAAGAGGTTGGACTCCTGGAAAGCGACGACGTGACCAGTATGGCCAGTTCTTTAGAAAGGCGCCAGTCTCTCTGA
- a CDS encoding uncharacterized protein (uncharacterized ACR, YagE family COG1723-domain containing protein): MASTAETTPLLPQHQQQPATSNTSPRANRRTVTFNPLTTVSTYHDTTSTNAPVKTLYSGPSSFPSSQETPQRPTGLSALNSKLRRRNSHGAPYSAAPSMPAAPKVGPQRTTKKAQKLKLLPDPITEEAAEGEFPSDVYSQIARIKEPTARSHAARLGKSDRERLPRVTAYCTANSYRLDGAVRFLKSRSKTRGANPKLYDECVYSPFDYQYEEKQRSTSENNVGMNNVGMRETFQRPSTERRFSDSVVEIEDNTKSRREDLIDLRDSQAHQSENAIAETQSETPDFDTTIHTPEVFLFDYGTVVIWGMSPAQESRFLSDVSKFATSILSPEDTQVENFNFYYAREYQARIYNDFISLREPRNHMIKLAISHALAQSVKTSLFEDLVSETISNTAPLPAQIAQTGSVNLTRRQINMQVGELFILRINIHLQGSVLDSPELMWAEPQLEPVYQAVRSYLEMDQRVSLLNERLDVIADLLAVLKDQLTHRHGEYLEWIVIVLIAAEILVAAINIVVDLYAGVD; encoded by the exons ATGGCTTCTACCGCAGAAACAACTCCCCTGCTCCCCCagcaccaacaacaacccgcAACATCTAATACGTCACCGCGAGCAAACCGGCGGACAGTCACCTTCAACCCTCTCACTACAGTCAGCACATATCACGATACCACCTCTACAAACGCTCCGGTGAAGACCCTATATTCCGGTCCTTCCTCATTTCCGAGTTCCCAGGAAACCCCGCAACGACCGACTGGCCTGTCCGCATTGAACAGCAAGCTTCGTCGCCGGAATAGCCATGGAGCGCCCTATAGTGCAGCCCCCTCAATGCCTGCGGCACCCAAAGTCGGCCCACAAAGAACGACAAAGAAAGCTCAGAAATTGAAACTTCTCCCTGATCCGATCACCGAGGAGGCTGCTGAAGGCGAATTCCCATCAGACGTCTACTCGCAAATCGCACGGATTAAGGAACCCACTGCTCGAAGCCATGCTGCAAGACTGGGCAAGTCGGACAGAGAACGACTACCCCGTGTGACTGCATACTGTACGGCCAATTCATATCGACTAGATGGAGCGGTCAGGTTTCTCAAATCAAGGTCCAAAACCCGTGGAGCAAATCCGAAACTCTACGATGAGTGTGTCTACTCGCCTTTCGACTACCAAtacgaagaaaagcaaagaagtACTTCAGAAAACAATGTTGGCATGAATAATGTGGGTATGAGGGAAACGTTCCAGAGGCCATCCACCGAGCGCAGATTCTCCGACAGCGTGGTCGAAATCGAAGATAATACTAAATCCCGGAGAGAGGACCTCATCGACCTTCGAGACTCTCAAGCTCACCAATCAGAGAATGCTATAGCGGAAACCCAATCTGAAACTCCAGACTTCGACACCACAATCCACACCCCGGAGGTATTCCTCTTTGATTATGGCACGGTCGTTATATGGGGCATGTCGCCCGCACAAGAATCCCGGTTCCTGTCCGATGTCTCTAAATTCGCAACGTCCATCTTGAGTCCCGAAGATACACAGGTCGAAAACTTTAATTTCTACTATGCGCGTGAGTACCAGGCGCGGATATACAACGACTTCATCTCTCTGCGCGAACCCCGAAACCACATGATCAAACTGGCCATCTCACATGCTCTTGCTCAATCAGTGAAGACCTCTCTTTTCGAGGATCTCGTCTCAGAAACGATCTCGAATACTGCACCATTGCCTGCCCAGATCGCACAGACAGGAAGTGTCAATCTCACGCGGCGACAAATCAACATGCAAGTCGGAGAATTATTCATTCTACGAATCAATATCCATCTCCAGGGTTCGGTTCTAGACAGCCCAGAACTAATGTGGGCAGAACCACAGTTAGAGCCTGTCTACCAAGCCGTGCGGAGCTACCTCGAAATGGACCAACGAGTCAGCCTCCTGAATGAACGACTAGACGTAATTGCAGATCTCCTGGCCGTTCTCAAAGACCAACTGACTCACCGACACGGTGAGTATCTAGAATGGATTG tcatcgtcctcatcgCTGCAGAGATCCTCGTCGCAGCCATCAATATCGTGGTCGACTTATACGCTGGCGTTGACTAA
- a CDS encoding CTD kinase subunit gamma CTK3-domain-containing protein encodes MMVDPFEVRMRFTAQLQHLNASITSSQKAAHYALKYRDMDEDLHSCILEQLERNNMNNRANIMYFIEQFCEMATKEDHAPYVRMIQRDILRVVDAVAPPDGTGAANVKHVRRVLSGLQNKEILSAETVAEIIAGLKDRETHPAHLDLEADEGVEAKAGTPRGSRGSVRVDKRQIEQRIEEDRERNKRLRESMWTVSGDDGDEHGKFWDETSDIGEDDFLAANEEFIERRQMVGAK; translated from the exons ATGATGGTAGATCCGTTTGAAGTTCGCATGCGCTTTACCGCGCAGCTACAACATCTGAATGCATCAATTACATCCTCCCAGAAAGCTGCCCATTATGCGCTCAAATATCGCGATATGGACGAGGATCTTCACTCATGCATACTGGAACAGCTTGAAAGG AATAATATGAACAACCGAGCTAATATCATGTATTTCATCGAACAATTCTGCGAAATGGCTACGAAGGAAGATCATGCACCATACGTCCGCATGATTCAAAGGGATATCTTACGCGTAGTGGATGCCGTTGCACCACCGGATGGCACTGGAGCAGCGAATGTGAAGCATGTTCGTCGGGTTCTGAGCGGGTTACAGAACAAGGAAATACTTTCTGCGGAAACGGTAGCGGAGATCATTGCCGGTCTGAAAGACCGTGAAACACATCCAGCACATCTTGATCTGGAGGCTGATGAAGGGGTAGAAGCAAAGGCCGGCACTCCACGGGGCTCTAGGGGGAGCGTCCGCGTGGACAAGAGACAGATTGAACAGAGAATCGAAGAAGACCGTGAGCGGAACAAGCGTTTACGAGAGAGTATGTGGACAGTCAGCGGCGACGATGGTGATGAGCACGGGAAATTTTGGGATGAGACCAGCGATATTGGCGAAGATGACTTCCTGGCCGCGAATGAGGAGTTTATAGAACGCAGACAGATGGTTGGTGCTAAGTGA